One Candidatus Rokuibacteriota bacterium DNA segment encodes these proteins:
- the nirK gene encoding copper-containing nitrite reductase encodes MAPRSIVTGFLGMVAVVMGVGVLLVSAQDASSQGRTPAKPAAAATAQAGAPIEAVLTSAPDVPPPITRRDPAKVVVHLEVREVNLPISDGVEYTFWTFGGQVPGKFIRVRQGDTVEFHLQNHPDSKMPHNIDLHAVTGPGGGATSTFTAPGHESQFTFKALNPGLYVYHCATAPVGMHVANGMYGLILVEPPQGLSKVDREFYIMQGDFYTVGAYREKGAQPFDMQKAIDERATYVLFNGSEGALVGDKALKAKVGERIRMFVGNGGPNLVSSFHVIGEIFDRVYTEGGSRYQENVQTTLIPAGGSAIVEFKVEVPGTYIIVDHSIFRTFNKGALGMLKVDGPENKLVYSGKEVDVEYLSEKAGPQSGAIASAASALEKGTLDIKTQIAAGEMLFKGTCSVCHQPHGNGLPNVFPPLAKSDYLMANKQRSIEVVLKGLSGPVTVNGKQFNSVMPPMSQLRDDEVAHILTYVRNAWGNQGDQVTAAEVTATRAKIKLPPGAAR; translated from the coding sequence ATGGCGCCGCGATCGATCGTGACAGGTTTCCTGGGCATGGTGGCAGTTGTCATGGGCGTGGGGGTGCTTCTGGTGTCGGCGCAGGACGCTTCCTCGCAGGGCCGGACTCCCGCCAAGCCGGCGGCGGCCGCCACGGCACAGGCGGGAGCGCCCATCGAGGCAGTGCTGACCAGCGCGCCGGACGTGCCGCCGCCGATAACCCGGCGTGATCCGGCCAAGGTGGTCGTCCACCTGGAAGTCCGCGAGGTGAACCTGCCCATCTCGGACGGCGTCGAGTACACCTTCTGGACGTTTGGGGGCCAGGTGCCCGGCAAGTTCATCCGGGTGCGCCAGGGCGACACCGTCGAGTTCCATCTGCAGAACCATCCGGACAGCAAGATGCCGCACAACATCGACCTGCACGCCGTGACGGGGCCCGGGGGCGGCGCCACCAGCACCTTCACGGCTCCCGGCCACGAATCGCAGTTCACCTTCAAGGCGCTCAACCCGGGCCTGTACGTGTACCACTGCGCCACGGCCCCGGTCGGCATGCACGTCGCCAACGGCATGTACGGCCTGATCCTGGTCGAGCCGCCCCAGGGCCTGTCGAAGGTCGACCGCGAGTTCTACATCATGCAGGGCGACTTCTACACCGTCGGCGCGTACCGGGAAAAGGGCGCCCAGCCCTTCGACATGCAGAAGGCCATCGACGAGCGGGCGACCTACGTGCTCTTCAACGGCTCGGAGGGCGCCCTGGTGGGCGACAAGGCGCTCAAGGCCAAGGTCGGCGAGCGCATCCGGATGTTCGTGGGCAACGGCGGACCGAACCTCGTGAGCAGCTTCCACGTCATCGGCGAGATCTTCGATCGCGTCTACACCGAGGGCGGCTCCCGCTATCAGGAGAACGTGCAGACGACGCTGATCCCGGCGGGCGGCTCCGCCATCGTGGAGTTCAAGGTCGAGGTGCCGGGAACCTACATCATCGTGGACCACTCCATCTTCCGGACCTTCAACAAGGGCGCGCTCGGCATGCTCAAGGTCGACGGCCCCGAGAACAAGCTCGTGTACTCCGGCAAGGAGGTCGACGTGGAGTACCTCAGCGAAAAGGCCGGGCCCCAGTCGGGCGCCATCGCGTCCGCCGCCAGCGCGCTCGAGAAGGGCACCCTCGACATCAAGACGCAGATCGCGGCGGGAGAGATGCTCTTCAAGGGCACCTGCTCGGTCTGTCACCAGCCTCACGGCAACGGGCTCCCGAACGTGTTCCCTCCGCTGGCGAAGTCCGACTACCTGATGGCGAACAAGCAGCGGTCGATCGAGGTCGTGCTCAAGGGGCTCAGCGGCCCGGTCACGGTCAACGGCAAGCAGTTCAACTCGGTCATGCCGCCGATGAGCCAGCTCCGGGATGACGAGGTCGCCCACATCCTGACGTACGTGCGCAACGCCTGGGGCAACCAGGGGGACCAGGTGACCGCCGCCGAAGTGACGGCGACTCGCGCCAAGATCAAGCTGCCCCCGGGGGCGGCCCGCTGA